In Hyalangium ruber, the genomic stretch GGTGAGGGCGAGCAGGATGACCAGGTTCTTCTCGGTCTGTTTCACTTGTTGCGCCTCGTCAGCCAGATGGCCAGCCCCAGGCCCATCAGGGACAGGGGCAGCAGGTCGGTGGACACGAAGCGGATGCGCTCCAGCATGACGCGGTCCATCTGCAGCGTGGACACCTCACGGTCCGGCGGGCGGATGGTGATCTTCTCCACCTGCTTCGTCGCCCAGGCCAGGGCGTTCATCACCAGGTTGCGGTTGGCCTCGTGGCCCCAGTTCGGGTCCAGGAGGATCTCCGAGTCACCCACCACCACCATGCGCGCCTCATCGAAGCGCTTGTCCTGTGCGTCCCGGGTGTCCCGGGTGACGGCGGCCACCAGGGTGAGCTGGCCGGACTTCTCGCCGTCGGTGAAGGAGGCGTCCGCCTCTGGAGTAGTCTCCACCCAGGCATAGGGGGAGGTGAGCACCACGGCCTCGGCGCGGACTCCGGGAGCCATGCCCTGGCGCAGCACCGTGAGGCTGCGCGCGACGGGGAACTCGATGTTGAGCTTGCGCTGCTGCAGCGGCGCCGTCAGCTCGTGCTTGCCGTAGAACAGGGAGACGATGACGAAGGGGTTGCCGCTGTTGAACTGCGGATCGGCGACGATGCCCTTGTCCACCTCCACGCCGTGCTCGGACAGCAGCGCGTCCAGGCCGGCCTCCACGCCCGCCTCCGCGAAGTAGAGCATTCGTCCTCCCGACGCGAGGTACGTGCCCAGGGCCTCGGCCTCCGGCGCCGTGTAGGGCGTCTTCGCGCCGGCGAGGATGAGCAGCGCGGCGTCCCGTGGGACCTCCTTCTTTCCGGCGAGGTTGAGCTCCTCGGAGGTGTAGCCCTCCTGGAGCAGCTGCTTGCGGAACTCGGAGAGGCTGGCGCCCGGGTCTTTCGGCGTGCCGGCCTCCTGCTCCAGCGGCCACTCCCCGTGGCCAGAGAGGAAGTACACCTTCTGCGAGCCCACCGAGCTGAGCTTGATGAGGGCGTTGGTCAGCTCCTGCTCGGAGATGATGCCCAGGGTGGTGTGCGCCTCGTTGGCGCCCTCGCCGCGCACCAGCACTACCGTCGCCTGTCCCTCCTTGAGCTGGTACTTCGCCGCGAGGTCCGGGTTGCGGCGCGGATCCTTGAAGCTGTACTCGAACTTCTCGGGCGCCTCGGCGGCGTAGCGCTGGAAGAGCTGCTCCAGCGTGTCGTAGCCGGGGTGGCTGGCGGGCAGGAAGCCAATGGCGCGGACCTTGTCCTTGAGCCCGGTGAGCGTGGCGCTCGTCTGGGGCGCCAGCGTGAAGATCTTCTGCTTCGTCAGGTCCCAGCTCTTGTTCTTCTTGAAGGCGATGTAGTTGACGGTCAGCAGCCCGCACAGCGTCACCACCGCCAGCAGCACCGTGGTACCGAAGAAGAAGCTGGAGCGGCGCGAGGCGAACTGTCCGAACTGCTTGAAGTTGGTGGCGAAGTACGCGGCCAGCAGCGCCAGGCCCAGGACGGCCTTGGTGGCGGTGAG encodes the following:
- a CDS encoding GldG family protein — protein: MKTSHLGKILGAFGLLLLLSSPATLFFTSGSLVLTATKAVLGLALLAAYFATNFKQFGQFASRRSSFFFGTTVLLAVVTLCGLLTVNYIAFKKNKSWDLTKQKIFTLAPQTSATLTGLKDKVRAIGFLPASHPGYDTLEQLFQRYAAEAPEKFEYSFKDPRRNPDLAAKYQLKEGQATVVLVRGEGANEAHTTLGIISEQELTNALIKLSSVGSQKVYFLSGHGEWPLEQEAGTPKDPGASLSEFRKQLLQEGYTSEELNLAGKKEVPRDAALLILAGAKTPYTAPEAEALGTYLASGGRMLYFAEAGVEAGLDALLSEHGVEVDKGIVADPQFNSGNPFVIVSLFYGKHELTAPLQQRKLNIEFPVARSLTVLRQGMAPGVRAEAVVLTSPYAWVETTPEADASFTDGEKSGQLTLVAAVTRDTRDAQDKRFDEARMVVVGDSEILLDPNWGHEANRNLVMNALAWATKQVEKITIRPPDREVSTLQMDRVMLERIRFVSTDLLPLSLMGLGLAIWLTRRNK